A region from the Osmerus eperlanus chromosome 11, fOsmEpe2.1, whole genome shotgun sequence genome encodes:
- the LOC134028934 gene encoding A disintegrin and metalloproteinase with thrombospondin motifs 15-like, translating into MSVFMRSLFLFMDVLLFAEFTSSMDVDICVPVRMDQLPGKHSGRGEERISDNEVVFRVSAFQQEFILSLRQDSHFLGPGIAPESGTSAPNSSELRSCFYSGDVNADRDSYVALSLCKGLQGAFSYGGMEYFISVNKNVTFSEHSTSFERTHVIRRRGRSESGNSPSSKCMVGPGSEFNISGSLEKYRHRGGPEGGGLSDNAPWSLSRSRRFASIPRFVEVLVVADESMAKFHGDDLKQYLLTLLSVAAQLYRHPSILNSINLVVVGFMVISEADKGPKVSSNAAVTLRNFCSWQKKINKHSDAHPEYWDTAILFTKQDLCGASTCDTLGMADVGTMCDPRRSCSVIEDDGLPSAFTTAHELGHVFNMPHDNVRACEDVFGRQRDNHMMSPTLIQISRHKPWSSCSAAIITDFLDRGHGDCLLDQPARHLSLPDSLPGRSYSLPRQCELAFGLASKPCPYMQPCSKLWCTGQARGQLVCQTRHFPWADGTGCGGDRVCYRGGCTHRNNTSQPKVDGRWGKWGGFGPCSRTCGGGAQLARRECDHPAPEHGGKFCQGLRIRYRSCNLEPCASRKGKTFREEQCEAFNGFSLNTNRLSSSVVWVPKYSGVSPKDKCKLICRANGTGYFYVLAPKVVDGTPCSPDTAALCVQGRCIKAGCDGKLSSSKKFDKCGVCGGDNQSCRRFSGIFSKPIHGYNFVAKLPVGATNIDVRQRGYRGLVNDDNYLALRDARGRYLLNGNYVVSAAERDVLVPGGLLRYSGTSISVETLRGTRPLQEALTLEVLSVGRMTPPRIRYSFYRPGEGRSKDERRGGGEEERSRNSVLMDSNQGGREREKEGGVERRVVGFWEAGGWGDCSVSCGSGVQHRAVQCQGPAGGPAPDCDPLLRPPGSRVCGGPCPLWEVGPWSLCSKSCGRGFKRRQLLCVTQTRMNLPREHCSGQRKPQELDLCNLGPCSSQGILS; encoded by the exons ATGTCTGTATTTATGAGAtcattgtttttgtttatgGATGTCCTGTTATTTGCTGAATTTACCTCTAGTATGGATGTAGATATTTGCGTACCCGTTCGAATGGATCAACTACCCGGAAAGCATTCCGgtcgtggagaggagaggattagTGACAATGAAGTTGTATTCAGAGTTAGCGCTTTCCAGCAGGAGTTTATCCTCAGCCTCAGACAGGATTCCCATTTCTTGGGGCCAGGCATCGCCCCGGAAAGCGGCACCTCAGCTCCTAACTCCTCTGAGTTGAGAAGCTGCTTCTACTCCGGTGACGTTAACGCGGACCGGGATTCCTACGTTGCCCTCAGTCTTTGCAAAGGTCTCCAGGGCGCGTTCTCATACGGGGGCATGGAGTATTTTATTAGTGTGAATAAGAACGTGACTTTTTCGGAACATTCAACCAGTTTTGAGCGAACTCACGTCATCCGCCGGCGGGGACGCTCTGAATCAGGTAACAGTCCCAGTAGCAAGTGTATGGTGGGACCCGGATCAGAATTCAACATCTCTGGGTCTTTGGAGAAATACAGGCACAGGGGAGGCCCGGAGGGTGGCGGACTGTCAGATAACGCGCCGTGGAGCCTGAGCCGGTCACGGAGGTTTGCCTCGATCCCCAGGTTTGTGGAGGTTCTTGTGGTGGCGGATGAGTCCATGGCCAAGTTCCACGGTGACGACTTGAAGCAATACCTGCTAACGCTGTTGTCGGTGGCGGCGCAGCTTTACCGGCACCCCAGCATCCTCAACTCCATCaacctggtggtggtgggtttcATGGTCATTAGCGAGGCGGACAAGGGTCCGAAGGTCTCCAGCAACGCAGCTGTCACGCTCAGGAACTTCTGCTCCTGGCAGAAGAAGATCAACAAGCACAGCGACGCCCATCCGGAGTACTGGGACACGGCCATCCTTTTCACCAAGCAG GACCTGTGTGGGGCATCTACCTGTGACACGCTGGGCATGGCGGACGTGGGCACCATGTGTGACCCCCGGAGGAGCTGCTCCGTCATTGAGGACGACGGCCTGCCCTCCGCCTTCACCACCGCCCACGAGCTAG GGCACGTGTTCAACATGCCGCATGACAACGTGCGAGCATGTGAGGATGTGTTCGGGAGGCAGAGGGACAATCACATGATGTCGCCCACGCTGATCCAGATCAGCCGCCACAAGCCCTGGTCGTCATGCAGCGCCGCCATCATCACCGACTTCCTGGACCGCGGACACG GTGACTGTCTGCTGGATCAGCCTGCAAGGCACCTCTCCCTGCCAGACAGCTTGCCAGGCAGAAGCTACAGCCTGCCCCGGCAGTGTGAGTTAGCCTTCGGCTTGGCCTCCAAGCCCTGCCCCTACATGCAGCCGTGCTCCAAGCTGTGGTGCACAGGGCAGGCGCGGGGCCAGCTGGTCTGCCAGACCAGACACTTCCCCTGGGCTGacgggacaggctgtgggggggacagggtctgcTACCGGGGGGGCTGCACCCACAGGAACAACACAAGCCAACCCAag GTGGATGGGCGCTGGGGGAAGTGGGGTGGCTTCGGCCCGTGTTCTAGGACCTGTGGTGGAGGGGCCCAGCTGGCCAGGAGGGAGTGTGACCACCCAGCACCAGAACACGGGGGGAAGTTCTGTCAGGGTCTACGGATTCGGTACCGGTCCTGCAACCTGGAGCCCTGTGCATCACGCAAAG ggaaGACATTCCGGGAGGAGCAGTGCGAGGCGTTCAACGGTTTCAGCCTGAACACCAACCGGCTGAGCTCCTCCGTGGTCTGGGTGCCCAAGTACTCGGGCGTCTCACCCAAGGACAAGTGCAAGCTCATCTGCCGGGCCAACGGCACTGGATACTTCTACGTCCTGGCTCCTAAG GTGGTGGATGGGACCCCCTGCTCCCCAGACACGGCTGCCCTGTGCGTCCAGGGGAGGTGTATCAAGGCTGGCTGCGACGGCAAGCTGAGCTCCTCTAAGAAGTTTGACAAGTGTGGCGTCTGCGGGGGAGACAACCAGAGCTGCAGGAGGTTCTCCGGCATATTCTCCAAGCCCAT ACACGGCTACAACTTTGTGGCTAAGCTGCCTGTGGGCGCCACAAACATTGACGTCCGCCAGCGCGGCTACCGGGGATTGGTCAACGATGACAACTACCTGGCGTTGCGTGACGCGCGGGGGCGCTACCTCCTGAATGGGAACTACGTGGTGTCGGCGGCGGAGAGAGACGTGCTGGTGCCCGGCGGCCTGCTGAGGTACAGCGGCACCTCCATCTCCGTGGAGACGCTGCGTGGCACGCGGCCGCTGCAGGAAGCGCTCACCCTGGAGGTGCTGTCCGTGGGCAGGATGACTCCTCCTCGCATACGCTACTCCTTCTAccggccaggggaggggaggagcaaggacgagcggaggggggggggggaggaggagaggagccgcAACAGTGTTCTGATGGACAGCAACCAG ggtgggagggagagagagaaggagggaggggtggagaggagggtggttgGGTTTTgggaggcgggggggtggggggactgctcagtgagctgtggcAGTGGTGTGCAGCACAGGGCGGTGCAGTGCCAGGGCCCTGCAGGGGGGCCTGCCCCGGACTGTGACCCCCTCCTCAGACCCCCAGGCAGCAGGGTCTGTGGAGGCCCTTGCCCCCTGTGGGAGGTGGGACCTTGGTCACTTTGCTCCAAGAGCTGTGGCCGGGGCTTCAAGCGACGCCAACTACTCTGTGTGACTCAGACGAGGATGAACTTACCCAGGGAGCACTGCTCCGGACAGAGGAAGCCTCAGGAGCTGGACCTGTGTAACCTGGGGCCCTGCTCGAGCCAGGGGATCCTGTCATGA